From the Streptomyces nigrescens genome, one window contains:
- the ehuC gene encoding ectoine/hydroxyectoine ABC transporter permease subunit EhuC encodes MTGALWELFFEGLWITVQLMVYSAALAAAVAFGIGLARTSRFRTVRFLSGVYVEFFRGTSALVLMFWLFFALPLLGWQLVGIWAGTLALGLSYGAYGSEVVRGALQAVAPAQREAAIALSFTPGQRLRKVILPQAVPEMMPPFNNLLIELLKGTALASLLSIGELTFQAKLARLSTGQSAEIYGIILVLYFAVAFVMTRIMRVLERRAKASVGRAVPKGEGWFSRKLPVEKQGPEALATGGKP; translated from the coding sequence GTGACCGGCGCGCTGTGGGAACTTTTCTTCGAAGGGCTGTGGATCACCGTCCAGCTGATGGTCTACAGCGCCGCTCTGGCCGCCGCTGTCGCCTTCGGCATCGGCCTGGCACGCACCTCGCGGTTCCGGACCGTCCGCTTCCTGTCGGGTGTCTATGTGGAGTTCTTCCGCGGCACCTCGGCACTGGTGCTGATGTTCTGGCTGTTCTTCGCGCTGCCGCTGCTGGGCTGGCAGCTGGTCGGCATCTGGGCGGGCACCCTGGCGCTGGGACTGTCGTACGGCGCGTACGGCTCCGAGGTCGTCCGCGGTGCGCTGCAGGCGGTGGCCCCCGCCCAGCGTGAGGCGGCCATCGCGCTGAGCTTCACGCCCGGGCAGCGGCTGCGTAAGGTGATCCTGCCGCAGGCCGTCCCCGAGATGATGCCGCCGTTCAACAACCTGCTGATCGAGCTGCTCAAGGGCACCGCGCTGGCGTCGCTGCTGTCCATCGGCGAACTCACCTTCCAGGCCAAGCTGGCCCGGCTGTCGACGGGCCAGAGCGCCGAGATCTACGGAATCATCCTCGTCCTGTACTTCGCGGTCGCGTTCGTGATGACCCGGATCATGCGGGTGCTGGAGCGCCGCGCCAAGGCCTCGGTCGGCCGGGCGGTACCCAAGGGTGAGGGCTGGTTCTCCCGCAAACTGCCCGTCGAGAAGCAGGGCCCCGAGGCGCTGGCCACCGGAGGAAAGCCGTGA
- the ehuB gene encoding ectoine/hydroxyectoine ABC transporter substrate-binding protein EhuB, whose product MAPPQENTKMIKRKLASGIRRRSLLAGVAALGAAGAVGAASGCSRVDVSGATGGGHLLEDLRKKGTVRMGIASEPPYASINSKGELTGEAPAVAKTIFRRLGIKNFEPVPVEFQALVPGLHSFQYDVIVAGMFINKARCAAVLFSDPDYESKDAFLVRKGNPDNIHSYADIAKGKYRMGSGIGYAEIDYAVGNGVKKDTIQTYGDQIAGMEALEAGRIDVFAGTALTMIEALKTGAHPKVEMTKPFTPEVDGKPQRDGGGYGFRLGETKLRDAFNAELQKMKKSGELLRIAEPYGFTKEFMTDLTAKELCKK is encoded by the coding sequence ATGGCTCCACCACAGGAGAACACCAAAATGATCAAGAGAAAATTGGCAAGCGGCATCCGCCGCCGCTCGCTGCTCGCGGGGGTAGCGGCGCTCGGCGCAGCGGGTGCAGTGGGAGCGGCCTCGGGCTGCTCCCGGGTCGATGTCTCGGGCGCGACCGGCGGCGGACATCTGCTCGAAGATCTGCGGAAAAAGGGCACCGTCCGCATGGGAATCGCCAGCGAACCGCCCTATGCGTCCATCAACAGCAAGGGCGAACTCACCGGCGAGGCCCCGGCCGTCGCCAAGACGATCTTCCGGCGGCTGGGAATCAAGAATTTTGAGCCGGTGCCGGTCGAGTTCCAGGCACTGGTGCCCGGTCTGCATTCCTTCCAGTACGACGTGATCGTCGCGGGAATGTTCATCAACAAGGCCCGGTGTGCGGCCGTCCTTTTCTCCGACCCGGACTACGAGAGCAAGGACGCCTTCCTCGTACGCAAGGGGAACCCGGACAACATCCATTCCTATGCGGATATCGCCAAGGGGAAATACCGGATGGGTTCCGGTATCGGCTATGCCGAGATCGACTACGCGGTCGGCAACGGCGTCAAGAAGGACACCATCCAGACCTACGGTGACCAGATCGCCGGGATGGAGGCCCTGGAGGCGGGCCGTATCGACGTCTTCGCCGGCACCGCGCTGACCATGATCGAGGCGCTGAAGACCGGTGCCCACCCCAAGGTGGAGATGACCAAGCCGTTCACGCCGGAGGTCGACGGGAAGCCCCAGCGCGACGGCGGCGGCTACGGCTTCCGGCTCGGTGAGACCAAGCTGCGGGACGCCTTCAACGCCGAGCTGCAGAAGATGAAGAAGAGCGGCGAACTCCTGCGTATCGCCGAGCCGTACGGCTTCACCAAGGAGTTCATGACCGACCTCACGGCGAAGGAGCTCTGTAAAAAGTGA
- a CDS encoding DUF3830 family protein, producing the protein MTDRFIEVSLDKRGVSCTAKLLDDRAPITCNAVWDALPLGGDVYHAKYARNEIYALLAPFAPEEPPLENPTITPIPGDLCYFTFTDTQLGTKSYGYETQAAHQGRATVVDLALFYERNNLLINGDAGWVPGIVWGSVVDGLDRMADACQDLWRAGALGESLNFRRA; encoded by the coding sequence ATGACCGATCGCTTCATCGAAGTCTCCCTGGACAAGCGCGGCGTGAGCTGCACGGCCAAGTTGCTCGACGACCGCGCGCCGATCACCTGCAATGCCGTATGGGACGCCCTCCCACTCGGCGGCGACGTCTACCACGCCAAGTACGCCCGCAATGAGATCTACGCCCTGCTGGCGCCGTTCGCTCCCGAGGAGCCGCCGCTGGAGAATCCGACGATCACCCCGATCCCCGGCGATCTGTGTTACTTCACCTTCACCGACACCCAACTGGGCACCAAGTCCTACGGCTACGAGACACAGGCGGCGCACCAAGGCCGCGCCACCGTCGTCGATCTTGCGCTGTTCTACGAGCGCAACAATCTACTGATCAACGGTGACGCGGGTTGGGTGCCGGGCATCGTGTGGGGCAGTGTCGTCGACGGTCTGGACCGGATGGCCGATGCCTGTCAGGACCTGTGGCGGGCCGGCGCCCTGGGCGAGAGCCTCAACTTCCGGCGGGCCTAG
- a CDS encoding amidase has translation MTTEPTHLADLSATRLTAGYAAGEFSPVEAVRAVLERAEAAQAATNCFTLIDADEALSGAKESAERWRAGEPAGPVDGVPVTVKDLILTRGVPTLRGSRTVRAEGPWEEDAPSVARLRESGAVFVGKTTTPEFGWKGVTDSPRHGVTGNPYDPARTAGGSSGGSAAAVALGAGPLSLGTDGGGSVRIPGSFCGIFALKATYGRVPLYPASPFGTLAHVGPMTRDAADAALMMEVICGADWRDWSQLGPAPGSFRQALAGPVSGLRVAFSPSLGWDVPVAPEIAAAVRAAVDTLAGLGAVVEEIDPGITDPVEAFHTLWFSGAARVVQHLDDADRALLDPGLREICEQGARYSALDYLAAVDTRMALGQAMGRFHSAYDLLVTPTVPLTAFEAGAEVPAGSGHTRWTGWTPFTYPFNLTQQPAATLPCGVDADGLPIGVQLVGARHADALVLRVAHALYEAGTAEIPAPPALRP, from the coding sequence ATGACCACCGAACCGACCCACCTCGCCGACCTCTCCGCCACCCGTCTCACGGCCGGGTACGCGGCCGGCGAGTTCTCCCCCGTCGAGGCGGTCCGGGCGGTGCTGGAACGCGCCGAGGCCGCCCAGGCCGCGACGAACTGCTTCACCCTGATCGACGCGGACGAGGCGCTGTCCGGCGCCAAGGAGTCGGCGGAGCGCTGGCGGGCCGGCGAACCGGCCGGGCCGGTGGACGGGGTGCCGGTCACCGTCAAGGATCTGATCCTCACCCGGGGCGTCCCGACGCTGCGCGGTTCGCGCACGGTGCGGGCCGAGGGTCCGTGGGAGGAGGACGCCCCGTCGGTCGCCCGGCTGCGGGAGTCCGGCGCGGTGTTCGTCGGCAAGACCACCACTCCGGAGTTCGGCTGGAAGGGCGTCACCGACAGTCCGCGGCACGGGGTGACGGGCAATCCGTACGACCCGGCGCGCACCGCGGGCGGCTCCAGCGGCGGCAGCGCGGCCGCGGTCGCGCTGGGCGCGGGCCCGTTGAGCCTGGGCACGGACGGCGGGGGCTCGGTGCGTATCCCGGGGTCGTTCTGCGGGATCTTCGCGCTCAAGGCGACCTACGGGCGGGTGCCGCTCTATCCGGCGAGCCCCTTCGGGACCCTGGCGCATGTCGGGCCGATGACCCGGGACGCGGCGGACGCGGCGCTGATGATGGAGGTGATCTGCGGGGCGGACTGGCGGGACTGGTCCCAGCTCGGCCCGGCCCCCGGCTCGTTCCGTCAGGCGCTGGCCGGTCCGGTCTCCGGGCTGCGGGTGGCCTTCAGCCCGTCGCTCGGCTGGGACGTGCCGGTGGCTCCGGAGATCGCGGCGGCGGTCAGGGCGGCCGTCGACACGCTGGCCGGGCTCGGCGCGGTCGTCGAGGAGATCGACCCGGGCATCACCGACCCGGTGGAGGCCTTCCACACGCTGTGGTTCAGCGGTGCGGCGCGGGTGGTGCAGCATCTGGACGACGCGGACCGGGCGCTGCTCGATCCGGGGCTGCGGGAGATCTGCGAGCAGGGTGCCCGCTACAGCGCGCTGGACTATCTGGCCGCGGTCGATACGCGGATGGCGCTCGGTCAGGCCATGGGCCGCTTCCACAGCGCCTACGACCTGCTGGTGACGCCGACCGTGCCGCTCACCGCCTTCGAGGCGGGCGCCGAGGTCCCGGCCGGTTCCGGTCACACCCGCTGGACGGGCTGGACGCCGTTCACCTACCCCTTCAACCTCACCCAGCAGCCGGCCGCGACACTGCCCTGCGGGGTGGACGCGGACGGGCTGCCGATCGGCGTCCAGCTGGTCGGCGCGCGGCACGCGGACGCGCTGGTGCTGCGCGTCGCGCATGCCCTCTACGAGGCGGGGACCGCGGAGATCCCCGCGCCGCCTGCGCTCAGGCCCTAG